The genome window GAAATCGGTCGAGCCTACGGCTCTTTCATCGACGATGCACTTACCTTGCAAGAGCCGGAGGCTCGAAACATTTTTTAACGGCGGGTTTCAACCCGCTGTCTCCCGACAAAGCTCGGGTTAAAACCCGGGCTAGAGAATCGGCCGCCTACGGCTCTTTCTCGTCGATGATGCACTTACCTAGCAAGAGCCGTAGGCTCCGAACATTTTTACCAGCGGGTTTCAACCCGCTGTCACACGACAAAGCCCGGGTTGAAACCCGGGCTAGAAAATCGGTCGAGCCTACGGCTCTTTCTCGTCGATGCTTCGCTTACTTCGCAAGAGCCGTAGGCTCGAAACATTTTTAACTGCGGGTTTCAACCCGCAGTTCACCCAACAAAGCCCGCATCAATAAACCTTCGCCAGCAAATGTGGCCGCTCCTTCTCTAACTTCAAAATCAACTCCCCGAACAAAGTATTCACCCAAGCAAACCACTTCCTAGTAAACTTGCTTTGATCATCTTTATCAAAAGATTCATGCATGAAGCCTGTGTTGTTATGTGTCGTTTTCAACAGTTTCAGCTGCGCTTCGATTTCCTTTTCGTCTGTGGACGTGATGGCTCTAGCGATGATACCCATGGGCCAGATCTGGTTTACCAATGTGTGCGGGCTGCCTAAGCCTTCGCCTGCTTTTCCTTTGAAGAAATAAGGATTTGAATCGCTTAGGACGAATTTTCTTGTGTTGATGTAGATTGGATCTTTAACCGACATCGCACCCAAATATGGCATGCTGATCAAGCCTGGAATGCCAGCGTCGTCCATAAGCAGATAATTGCCGAAGCCATCCACTTCAAATGCATAGATCTTGCCGAATTCCGGATGTGGATAGACGGCATATTTTTTCAATGCAGTTTCGACTTCTGTTGCCAGCGCTTTAAAATCACCTGCCATTTTCGCGCCTTCGCCGCCTACTTTTTCTAACATTTCAGCCACTTCACGGAAGGAAACGACTGCAAAGAAATTGGAAGGGACGAAGAATGGATACATCGCCGCGTCGTCAGAAGGACGGAATGTGCTTGCTATGAGGCCGTTTGGTTTGATTGGATTCCCATAACCATTGCCTGGAACCGTGTCCGTTGACCACGAAGTGACGCGACCGAATTTGTATGGGCCGGGGCCGTCTTTGCGTTGCTGTTCTTTGCAGGTTTTGAGAATTAACCCCATTGCCTTTGTCCAATCAGCGTCAAATGGCTTGGTGTCGCCGGTTATTTTCCAATAATTATAAGCGAGGCGAATGGTGTAGCAGAGCGAATCCAGCTCCCATTTGCGTTCGTGGAGCATGGGTTTCATG of Dyadobacter chenhuakuii contains these proteins:
- a CDS encoding glycoside hydrolase family 125 protein, whose amino-acid sequence is MSQPSSSHRRTFIKASAMAVAGMAVSNWSFAKNAADFLVVRIPADKRSFTSPAVEATITRMKKVIKDPELAWLFENCFPNTIDTTVHYKPIDGKPDTFVITGDIDAMWLRDSTAQVWPYLPLLKEDTKLKDMVAGLINRQTKCIIIDPYANAFYDRPKESEWTKDVTDMKPMLHERKWELDSLCYTIRLAYNYWKITGDTKPFDADWTKAMGLILKTCKEQQRKDGPGPYKFGRVTSWSTDTVPGNGYGNPIKPNGLIASTFRPSDDAAMYPFFVPSNFFAVVSFREVAEMLEKVGGEGAKMAGDFKALATEVETALKKYAVYPHPEFGKIYAFEVDGFGNYLLMDDAGIPGLISMPYLGAMSVKDPIYINTRKFVLSDSNPYFFKGKAGEGLGSPHTLVNQIWPMGIIARAITSTDEKEIEAQLKLLKTTHNNTGFMHESFDKDDQSKFTRKWFAWVNTLFGELILKLEKERPHLLAKVY